The segment CTAAAGCTTCAAATATCTTTTCTAATGCTtcaaatgtcttttctttcacttttatctcaaaatatacaatgaatttttatttatcctaAAACATTAGCAGTTGCTACAGATTTGGCAGAGAATATTGGAAATGTTTAACTGAAACTAGAGATGATAAGTTTAACAGAATTTATTTAGCTACAAAATCTGACAAGAGCCTTTAGGAATAGTTTTAAACGTCTGTCAAGAAGATTTTAAGAGATAATGTTATTAGCTTTCTGGAAAAGTTCTTGAGCATAAAAGCAACAGGCAAATAAGCTTGATCTCtaataaactttcatttttccctttattctttaaTGGTATGCTtacaaatttaaagagaaaactgtCAACTTCTTACTTAAGTTCTTTTCCTTCTAACAGCAGTGTTGAGTGCTATTTGACAAATTACTATCTCAAGCATCACTAAAAACTTGGCTCACATTCTTCATCAAGATTATAAAACAGAGCCCACTGCTGCAAATTAAATGTATTAGTAACTGATGCTATAATCTGTTCTAGGCTTCCCTATGTTCAAAGGGGGACGGTGTCTTTGCATAGGCCCTGGAGTAAATGCAGTGAAAGTGGCAGATATTGAGAAAGTCTCTATAATTTACCCAACTAATAACTGTGACAAAACAGAAGTGATGTAAGTCATGGACTTGGTGAAGGGAATAGTTGGGGGGGtgcttttttgtgttgtttttcttatgttttcccaTTGAAAATTTAAGACTGTTTTGGACCTTCCCTTAACAGTATCACCCTGAAAACAAATAAAGGACAAAGATGCCTAAATCCCAAGTCAAAGCAAGCAAAAGCTATTATCAAGGTAGGTTACCAGATTACTTCCATTTTATAATCTGCTTTAACCTAGAcaaattttggggggaaaaaaattgacaACTGCAGAATGGTTTTGTTATGATTTTGTGTAAAGTATTCTGATAAGGGATCTCTGGTTATGATCAACTTTCCTTTCCTGCTACACATTTTTGCACGTCAACTCTTAAATCACTAGGAAACAAGAACAGTCCAAGTCtgtaaaattctcattttctcattacagaaaattcaaagaaagaattcttaaaaatatcaaaacatatGAAGTCCTGGAAAAGAGGATATGAAAACCTAGAACAAGTACAACTGTGACTACTGAAAAGATAAGAACTCTGCAGTAAGGAAACTGACTTTCTCCTCcggctgcaatgaacattcacGCATTTCTAGGTTAGGAAACTCTCTAGGAGATTTGATACTCATAACTATTTTGCTGTGGCTATGAAAGCATTTCTGTCTCCAGAAGTTATCTGTCTGTACTTGACCTATATTTCatattacaatattattattactagaaTTAAGACCATGACTCATAAGTCAAAGCATCCATGAGTATAATAATCAttccttaaataatttttatgtcaaTTAATATTCCTTTCcccaaaagttatatatatatacatatatatatatatatatatatatatatagagagagagagagagagagagagagagagagaaagtcctTAAACATCATCTTGTTTTATAAAGAAGGCTGTAATTCATGAAATGTACCATGAAGACAATTATAAACAAATGGTAACTGGTAACAGtgcaaatatttaataacaaaatgAGTAGCTctggtgttttaaattttttaaataaccattttTTCATTGATATATTTGAAGCAATTAGGATGTATGTGTTAACCATGAATTTTGGTTTTATCCATTCTTACAAAGTATAGTAATACTTCGGACAcatttcaaatatgaaatatttttgtctaccaaagaaaaatactgaaaaataaataatatgtgcaTATCTGGCAATCACATTTACTTTCTGTGATTCTTTGTCTTAGAAAAATACCCATCTATTTTTCAGTCATGCCTGTACTATAAAATTTAGAGATATCTAAGATAGTTTCACTTTGGAAAAAGTCAAGTAATTTTTCTCTAATAAGCTACCACAACTCtccttaaaacagaaacaaatatatgTTTTCCAGAAACATAAGATACCATAAACAACTTTACCTTGTAATTCAAGAAATACACAGCTACCTGTCATCAGAAAAGAAttgttctgaaatatattttaatgagtaGTTGCAAAGGACAActatctctttcattttttttaaaggatcttcCTACACTCAAACTGCTTTCCTACTCAGGGCAAATTTCTTATTATGTGAGATTTGGCAggaggccaaaaagaaaaagccaaagaaaggagttccctggtggccagaACAAGGTCTCAGCAAAGCCACTCCGACCCTAGACTTTGAACTCCAGCAGGCACCACAAAGATGCTATCAGTAAGATATATTTAAGGCAGCAGTAGCAACAGTGTAAGTCTGATAGTGGTGACTTCCTAACATGTTCCTGTAGCATGACTGTGGCTATAATCCTTCCTGCCACCTAGCACCCTTAGGTTTTTACATTTTCCAAATCCAATTCTTCAGTCTTCCTGTGAATTCTTCAACTACCAATTAAATTCCTTTCCACTGAAGTGAGCCAGAGCTGGTTTCTCTGTGTGGATCCAAAAACCCTAGCTGTTACAGCACTCTTTATATAGACATCTATACACTgggaaaactaaaatatttatagaattaccaaaaatcaggttatttttgtttattcGAAAACAAAAGAACAATTTAAATGCATCTTTTGCATATCCTTATTATCAATATCAAAGAGCCTACCATAAAACAGATCAGAGAATGAACAGAAAAGTAAAGAGCAGAGTAGGGTGGAACCCCTGGAGCCCAACAGTTCTACTGACTAACTTTTGACTGGTGCCTACAAGCAATAATGAGAAGCCAAAATGTTATCCAGGAGATCTgtatataaataaacacatgaatcatatgtttattatatggtatattatatagatatacagtataaatgtgtgtatatatcataaATCTACATAAATTTCTATATAGATATAGGACTTCTATAAGAATTTCCTGGATAGGTTTAAAACTTGGATCTATCATTTGACtatttacagtgatttttttaaatacctttaaaaataaaaaaattcactgaGTAAGAACTACAGtataaatttgatattttttaaagtaaagtagCATAGatcagttggagaaggcaatggcaacccagtccagtactcttggctggaaaatcccatggacatggacagaggagcctggtaggctgcagtccatgcggtctcgaagagtcagacacaactgagtgacttcagtttcacttttcacttctgtgcattggagaaggaaatggaaacccactccagttttcttgcctggagaatcccagggacagaggagcctggtgggctgctgtctatggggtcgcacagagtcggacacaactgatgcaacttagcagcagcagcatagattCAGTATATTATCATTGAGAAACAATATAATACTTAAATTTCTTCacagaaaaataagacataaaagaATTAAtgctgttgttctgttgctaagttgtgtccgactctttgtgaccccatggactacagcacaccacgcctccctatccttcactacctcccagactttgctcaaactcatgctcattgagtctgtgatgtcatcccaaccatctcatcctctgtcgcctctatctcctcctgccctcaatctttctcagcgtcATAATTAAAATACTTGGGTCAAAAATCCTTCCCACCTCAGTACCTTTACACATACTATTCCCTTAGCCCGTTTCTTCATTAAACTAATTCCTACTTGCCACTTACATCTCAGCTTAAATGACATTTCTTCCCTATTTGTCTTCAGAACACTCTATTTTTTCATGACACTATTTGTTGCAAATAAAGAAGTATTTTTGTGCTTAATATATGCTCTTCCACAAGTGCAAGCTCAGTAAGAAAGTTACTATAATCCTAGCCCATAGTACACTGTCTAGCAGATATCGgattcttgataaatatttaagaatggaATAACTAAATGGCAATAGAAACTAAGGGAAAGGAACTTACATCAAGGAATATCATGAAGGAATGCATAATGGTAGAAAAGTATAagtagagtttttaaaataataattaaattagtTTGGTTGAAGTGAGGATGAAGGATATCAAATGTCTAACTGAACAACCTTGAATTttactatctataaaatggggattcATTAAATGTTCATGAATAAGATAAGTACCCTAACTATTTCCTAGTTATTCTAAATAATTCTGGGGATGGCTTAGAAGATTGACTGGAACTAGGAAAGCTTGGGAAAAGGAGTATGGTGCCATAGCTCAGGTCTGTATTTGCCAAACTTCAAGTCATTCTCATACC is part of the Odocoileus virginianus isolate 20LAN1187 ecotype Illinois chromosome 29, Ovbor_1.2, whole genome shotgun sequence genome and harbors:
- the CXCL11 gene encoding C-X-C motif chemokine 11, which encodes MICFSTPPKKNIKAKAAATSMSVRVMATVLAVILCAAIVQGFPMFKGGRCLCIGPGVNAVKVADIEKVSIIYPTNNCDKTEVIITLKTNKGQRCLNPKSKQAKAIIKKIQRKNS